In Cicer arietinum cultivar CDC Frontier isolate Library 1 chromosome 1, Cicar.CDCFrontier_v2.0, whole genome shotgun sequence, one DNA window encodes the following:
- the NAC07 gene encoding uncharacterized protein NAC07, which translates to MAPMTLPPGFRFHPTDEELVAYYLERKITGRTIELDIIAEVDLYKCEPWDLPEKSFLPSKDMEWYFYSPRDRKYPNGSRTNRATRGGYWKATGKDRAVNSQKRQVGMKKTLVYYKGRAPHGIRTNWVMHEYRLMESHPGASLSSLKDSYSLCRIFKKTIEIPTKLKENQEQLEDTKKEQGQGEDSSGTEISREMENMDHEKVLNNHEHPKFPCDASSSDVTQGTYTPTNTCNNITDDFQPQFACDEANSASISYPMGIGYPSNIFQDIEIPMYGGFHNHIPEAPFMMEDLPQINIMDTKSTLMKPEMIITDDCILYDRYRDCMNGTLEEIISLCSSQDHSMAFPML; encoded by the exons ATGGCTCCAATGACTCTACCACCTGGATTCAGATTCCACCCTACAGATGAAGAACTTGTTGCTTACTacttagaaagaaaaataacagGTAGAACTATAGAGCTTGATATCATTGCTGAAGTTGATCTCTACAAATGTGAACCTTGGGATTTACCAG aaaaatcaTTTCTTCCAAGCAAGGATATGGAGTGGTATTTTTATAGTCCAAGAGATAGAAAGTATCCAAATGGGTCAAGGACTAATAGAGCAACAAGAGGTGGTTATTGGAAAGCAACTGGAAAAGATAGGGCAGTGAACTCTCAAAAGAGACAAGTTGGAATGAAGAAGACACTTGTTTATTACAAAGGTAGAGCACCTCATGGTATTAGAACAAACTGGGTTATGCATGAATATCGCCTCATGGAATCACATCCTGGTGCTTCTCTTTCATCTTTAAAg GATTCATATTCATTGTGTCGAATTTTCAAGAAGACAATTGAAATTCCAACAAAACTTaaagaaaatcaagaacaaTTAGAGGACACAAAGAAGGAACAAGGGCAAGGTGAAGATTCAAGTGGCACTGAAATTTCAAGAGAAATGGAAAATATGGATCATGAGAAAGTTCTTAATAATCATGAACATCCAAAATTTCCATGTGATGCTTCTTCTTCTGATGTCACTCAAGGAACATACACACCAACAAATACATGTAATAATATAACCGATGATTTTCAACCACAATTTGCTTGTGATGAAGCAAATAGTGCATCTATTTCTTATCCAATGGGCATAGGCTACCCCTCAAATAtatttcag GATATAGAAATACCTATGTATGGTGGTTTCCATAATCATATTCCAGAAGCACCTTTTATGATGGAAGATTTACCACAAATAAACATAATGGATACAAAGTCAACATTAATGAAGCCTGAAATGATAATCACTGATGACTGCATTTTGTATGACAGATACAGAGATTGTATGAATGGAACACTAGAAGAAATAATCTCTTTGTGTTCTTCTCAAGATCATTCTATGGCTTTTCCAATGCTATAG